The sequence AAAGAGATCCAAAACCACCCCCAGACCACGTTAAGACTAACGGTTAACGGGCGAGTCTAATACTGAAACCGGTCCTCAGTTATTTAGTTGAAAGCAAACTAGCTTTCCGTTCCTGGCCGGTTCTGACCTTGGGGCCTGTGTCTGACCCCCTTCCGGGGAGGACAGGGGCAGCTGACCTGTGCCCGGGGGCGGGGGCACTGTGCACACATGGGGGCGCCAAGCCCCTGCTTCTCCGGACGCCACCCGGGAAGGCTGCGAGGCAGCGCCAGGCCACACCCAAGTGGTGGCGACAGAGCCCATCTATTCACTTGGCTGCCGTCCTCCGTCCCCTCTGAGGGGACAGCAGGGAGGCTGGGCTGTCGCACCCCAGGGAGCCCCCCTCACGTGGCTGTCCTGGACAGCGGACCCCGGACTCCCTGTCTGTAAGCCCTCGGCTCAGGACGAAACCCAGGCAGCGCCGCGAGAGACCTTCCCCGGACATCAGGCACCGCAGGCCTCCCCCAAGGAAGGCGCCGCCCACTCACCACGGTATAGGAGGATTCTCGGGGGctcctcgtcctcctcgtccTCTGCCAGGAGAGAGTTCACGGCGTCCAACTCCACTGACTCTTCAGAAGGTGGACGGGCTGCCAACAAGGGTAGATCAGACTTTCCCCGTCACAGTCCTGGGGACTCAGCCCGGGAACAACACCTCCTGATACATGGGCATCGGCGCAGAGAGCAAAGCTGCCGCGACGCAGACTTCCTCGCGGCCTCGCTCAGGCAGGGCACGTCGGTTAAAGCACATTCAACAGaataagagagaaaggagggcagGAGAGACCGCGAGCGCAAGCAGGGAAGGTGGAGGAACTGGGCAAGTGGTCCTCGCGTGCGGCTTGTCCCTTCACGCAGGCGCCCTCGGACACGCGGGGAGGGGGTGGCCCTGGGGCCAGGCCCCTTGGGAAACCATCCCCGCGCCTCCAGCGCTGGGGAGAAGGCCCCTTTCAGGGGCCGAAGAAAGGCAGAAACCCAGGAGTGACTGCGGGGCAGGCAGAGCGCAAGGTATCAGCCGTGCAGAAATGAAGATTTGCAAATTAGCATTTCAAAACTAAGTGGGATGCTACAAGGTCCAAACGGAAGGAATCATAGCGCCTGGCTGCAGCCACACAAAAATACACGACACGGGAATCCTTAAAAAGTCAGGAGCCTTTCAAGTGAGTTAATCACTTCTGAGATTCCTGCCAATTTAACGGGAGTGCATCATGGCTTCTGCCacgggaagaagaaaggaattaaTCCTCGGGGAGCAGATGCAGCATTATCACAGCCACATGCTTCCGCCCCGCgcccctccactccctccctccgcttcaaaacaaaaataaaaacacacaagtaTTTGGGAGCAGTTGAGGTAATTATAGcccagtgggagagacagacgaAAAGGACTTAGGAGATCTCTGCTTGGGATCTATCTTGGTAACAATCTAATTCAGGATCTGGTTAAAAATACacgggtggggcttccctggtggcgccgtggttgagagtctgcctgccgatgcaggggacgcggagcggctgggcccgtgagccatggctgctcagcctgcgcgtccggagcctgtgctccgcaacgggagaggccacaaccgtgagaggcccgcgtaacgcaaaaaaaaaaaaaaaacacgggtGTCTGGCTCCGGATGGGCCACAGGAGAAGCAGACGCCGCCCCCTCCCCGGCACACGCCTCCTCCTCTCCGGGGCTTTTACCTCCCTCCAGGAGCCAGGCGTCTCTGGTCTCCTCTGCGGGGCCGAGCTGAGTGGGGCTGCGCGGAGCCATGCGGGGCCCCGGCCTCTGGCCGCTGTCCGGGCACAGGTGCTGGGCAGGGTGGCCACGGGCACTGGGGCCGCCCCGAGGACCCTCGGCCCCACCTCCGGGAGAGGAGCGCAGGGCTGCCAGGCCGGCCACCATCTCACTCTCTTCCTCCCGAGCTCCCTCTGAGGACGGAGGCGCTTCCTGACCCCAGCTGGGCCCCCGTGCTAGGTTCCTCTCCCGTTTACTCGGTGTCGTTGTCCGGTTCACCGTCCGGTTTGCCCGGTGTTTTCTGGATCCCCGTCCGTCCTGAGCACCACTGCCGGCCAAGGAGACAGCTCGGGCGCGCAGGCCTCCGCTTCTCCCGAGCCCCTTCTTGTGGTCCACTCTGCACCCGGGGTCCTCCTTGCGAGCGGGCAGGCCGGACAGCCTCTGGGGCGCACGTTCCCTCCTCGTGTGCCCAGGACTGCCCGACGCATCTTCGTGGAGCAAAGGCGAAGGGCTGGAGTGGCAGAGCGAGGAGGCCGGTTCCGTGGGCTTCACTCTCAGAGACTGAGTGGTCCTCTCTTCCCTGGAAGAGCGTCCTTGACGCGGACGGGTCCTCTCATTCAAAACATCCAGAGCCACGCGGAGCGACCGCCTGTAGGCCAGCTCCTCCAGGGGCGTGGCAGCAACCTCGTTCTGCAAGGCTGAAGGACAGAAAAGGAGCAAAGCCTGGTGATGGGCCCTCCACCGGCTGGGGCGTCTCATTGGGATCGCTGGTCTCGGCACCTGAAGGGAGGCTGACGCTTCTCACCTACATCTTCCCAAAGGAGGGACCCGGACGACAAAACAACAGTTGAGGGCTGCAAGGTTTCCCTTTCCCAAAAGCAAACTGACTGACCCTACCCTGATTGGGTTACAGAGATACATTCCTCCAGGTTACAAAACAATGCCGCTGGCAAAACCTATTCAGAGTTTGTCCGATCCTCTCTCAGcctcacagtttcaaattcaatCAGGGTCAACAGAAACCCACACCAACTAAATAAGAACTCTGTGGGCAGTGcactctggggtgggggtgacgAACAGACAGCTACGAGGCTCCTCTGCAAGGGCGTTTCCAAGCCAGCAAGCGGCACCAGGGGCCTGGGAACTTCAGCCTGAACAGCCTTCCTCGTTCACTCTGACGCGCAGGCGCCGTGCTCTTTATCTGAACGAGGGGACAGAGGCGACGCCACAGCTCAGCAGGCATAGATTACGCCTCCATCAACACAGTGTTTGCCCGTCTAAAGGCAAAGGCATCCACAAGCAAGTGGCCCCCCAACACGGGCTGCACGGACAGTCACGGCATCCGAGAGGTGCTGGTCGTTGCCGCCCGAGGTGGGCATCGTGCTCTGAACGAGAGCTGTTTCCCCAGAGACGCAGGAACATGGACCCTACGTCACAGTCACCTCTGGAAGATACCCTGGGTAACCTTTATGCAAGACAGAAAGCTCTCCGCACGTGAAGTAAGCACTCCCAGTCTCAGCAGGGAGAACGCTTCCGCGTCTGGGCCTGCGGAAGGGCGCGCCTAGGCCGGTGCCCGGTCTGTCTCCCCCAGGGTGTGTGCACCTTGGGCAGAGCTGGGCCGGGCTCAGGCCAAGTCTGTCTGACCTGCGACGAGACGCCAAGGAGGCCGGAGTCTGGGCTCCACTTCCAGCCCGCCTcacgccgccccccgccccgacAGCCCGCAGACACCGTGGCAGCAAGGCTGGTGCCAGTCACACCCTTTTTTCTCCCCTGGGCTCAGCGATAGAATTTAAATACACATCCAACTGCTTCTCAGACCTTGGGCGGAGGCCAGACCAGCAACAGAAGCACCTCACTCTTGCTACGCGATaagcaaaaaacataaaaagaggaaaagcctCTCCCTTTCTTCAGGGAGGCGCCCCCCTTCTGCACGGCCTGCAGGGCCGCGGATGTGGCCTGTGGACCCTGACGCCACCACTGGCCATCCTGGGAGTCAAGAACAGGATGGGCTCGAGGGGCAAATTCTAGAAAGGGTGAAGAAAACAGACCCATCTCCTCCAGCTCAGGGAAATCACGTTCCCTTGTATGAAGGGGAAACCCTGAACAGGGTCGCTTTGCAGACCCGAGTCTCCATCTTCTCCCAAACTGCCTCTTACTTCATTAAAACCTCAGAGTTACTCAAAAACATGGTCTTACCTAACGAGGAAGCGATGCCTTCGATGTGAGACTTCTTCAGGATCTGGGCTCCCGTGCTTTTCACCTTAATTCTGCAGGGACAGGAACGGCCGTTATACGCCACCAGCCATGCCACCAAGACGTTTTCAAACATGTTTTGCTTTAAACGACAAAAGAATtagattcattttcttcctttgcacCCTTCCACTCAAACCAAAAGTCACGGCCAACTGGGAATTCATGCACCTGAGGTGAGAGGCAGCAAGGACCCTGgtgaatgtttttttgttttttcctttccccttttaaGACAGAAAAGGTTGGCTGGatttaagagcaaaaataaattcagggcttccctggtggcgcagtggttgagagtctgcctgccgatgcaggggacgcgggttcgtgccccggtccgggaggatcccacatgccgcggagcggctgggcctgtgagccatggccgctgagcctgcgcgtccggagcctgtgctccacaacgggagaggccacaacagtgagaggcccgcataccgcaaaaaaaaaaaaaaaaaaaaagaattcaaattgtGACTTTTATGCGGCAAATCCCACTTTCAACTGCACAAATAACTCCTTTGTTAGATTCTCAGGGTAGAGGATAATGTCACTAAAAGCTGTTTACAGACCAGCAGGTGTGTTTTAGTTTAAAAGGATGGGCTTTCCTTTCAAACTCGAGTATTCAATTACCTTCCCAGCTTCAGGGAA comes from Tursiops truncatus isolate mTurTru1 chromosome 3, mTurTru1.mat.Y, whole genome shotgun sequence and encodes:
- the PWWP3A gene encoding PWWP domain-containing DNA repair factor 3A isoform X2 produces the protein MFENVLVAWLVAYNGRSCPCRIKVKSTGAQILKKSHIEGIASSLALQNEVAATPLEELAYRRSLRVALDVLNERTRPRQGRSSREERTTQSLRVKPTEPASSLCHSSPSPLLHEDASGSPGHTRRERAPQRLSGLPARKEDPGCRVDHKKGLGRSGGLRARAVSLAGSGAQDGRGSRKHRANRTVNRTTTPSKRERNLARGPSWGQEAPPSSEGAREEESEMVAGLAALRSSPGGGAEGPRGGPSARGHPAQHLCPDSGQRPGPRMAPRSPTQLGPAEETRDAWLLEGARPPSEESVELDAVNSLLAEDEEDEEPPRILLYREPRSFEVGMLVWLKYQKYPFWPAVVKSVRRRDKKASVLFIEGNMNPKGRGITVSLRRLKHFDCKEKQALLDEAKEDFDQAIGWCVSLITDYRVRLGCGSFAGSFLEYYAADISSPVRKSIQRDVQGTRFPPLSGVGPEQALAGNPRGRRPACRKVLPDRSRAARDRANQKLVEYIVKARGAESHLRAILKNRKPSRWLKTFLSSGQYVTCVETYLEDEEQLDLVVKYLQGVYQEAGSRLLARRHADGIRFVLDVLLPEAIICAISAVDAVDYKTAEEKYIRGPSLSYREKEIFDTQLLEERSRRS